The Nitrososphaerota archaeon genome has a segment encoding these proteins:
- the cax gene encoding calcium/proton exchanger, protein MTFTHLKISRFYYLLVFTPVAIALEFLHADHVLIFVAAGIAILPLAKLIGDSTEHLAVHYGSVTGSLLNVTFGNAAEVIIALIALNAGLFDLIKASIAGSIIGNVLLIFGLSIIAGGLRKKEQLFNSQNAGVQTSMLFLAVIGLAVPTILAETELKGESIANQNLIQLMSDALAFTLLAVYIGSIAFTFITHKHLFVTPEETDHEHHALWSKKRAFLLLAVAMAFVALVAEILVGSVQATSEEFGFGELFVGAIIVGLVGNAAEHSSAILLARKEKMDTAIGIAAGSGTQIALFVVPLLVIAGIVLGKPLTLVFTIYELVAVFLSAIIMNLIAHDGKSNWFEGVMLTAVYVIIGIGFYFIG, encoded by the coding sequence ATGACGTTCACACACTTGAAGATAAGTCGGTTTTACTACCTTCTTGTTTTTACTCCGGTAGCGATAGCTCTAGAGTTTCTTCATGCCGATCACGTGCTGATATTTGTCGCAGCTGGAATCGCGATACTACCTCTTGCGAAACTGATTGGGGACTCTACGGAGCATCTGGCAGTCCATTACGGCTCAGTAACCGGTTCGCTGTTGAACGTAACCTTTGGAAATGCCGCAGAAGTCATCATAGCTTTGATTGCTCTGAATGCTGGGTTATTCGACTTGATCAAGGCTTCTATTGCCGGCTCCATAATCGGAAACGTTCTGCTGATCTTTGGCCTGAGCATAATCGCTGGGGGGCTGAGAAAAAAGGAACAGCTCTTCAACAGTCAAAATGCTGGTGTTCAGACTTCAATGCTCTTTCTTGCTGTAATCGGTTTAGCAGTCCCTACGATACTTGCCGAGACGGAACTCAAAGGAGAGAGCATCGCAAACCAGAACTTAATTCAATTGATGAGTGATGCCCTTGCATTCACCCTCTTGGCAGTTTACATTGGATCGATAGCATTTACTTTTATCACGCACAAGCATCTTTTTGTTACTCCCGAAGAGACTGACCATGAACATCATGCTTTATGGAGCAAAAAGAGGGCATTCCTTTTGCTGGCAGTTGCTATGGCTTTCGTTGCGCTGGTAGCCGAGATTCTTGTCGGTTCTGTTCAAGCTACTTCTGAAGAGTTCGGCTTCGGGGAACTGTTTGTCGGGGCCATCATAGTTGGTTTAGTCGGCAATGCTGCGGAGCATAGCTCTGCTATACTACTTGCAAGGAAGGAGAAGATGGATACTGCCATCGGGATAGCTGCAGGTTCAGGCACTCAGATCGCTCTCTTCGTCGTCCCTCTGCTTGTAATTGCTGGGATAGTTCTGGGGAAGCCTCTAACCTTGGTCTTTACAATTTACGAACTTGTTGCGGTCTTCCTTTCCGCTATCATCATGAACCTGATTGCCCATGATGGGAAGAGCAACTGGTTTGAAGGTGTTATGCTGACTGCTGTGTATGTGATAATTGGGATAGGGTTCTACTTTATCGGGTAA
- a CDS encoding 4a-hydroxytetrahydrobiopterin dehydratase encodes MKILSSQEAKEKLKTIEGWQVKGKKIQKIYKFRKYMDGIKFINKLAELAEKEQHHPDIIIVWTTITVELTTHDAGGLTLYDIRMAKKINEVS; translated from the coding sequence ATGAAGATCCTTTCCAGTCAAGAGGCAAAAGAGAAGCTCAAGACCATAGAAGGCTGGCAGGTCAAAGGAAAGAAGATACAGAAGATCTACAAGTTCAGGAAGTATATGGACGGGATAAAATTCATCAATAAACTAGCGGAGCTTGCGGAGAAAGAGCAACACCATCCTGACATTATCATAGTCTGGACCACTATTACCGTTGAATTGACTACGCACGATGCTGGAGGGTTAACCCTCTACGACATCAGAATGGCAAAGAAGATCAACGAAGTTTCTTAG